CAGCACTGTGCGGGACATCGGCAGCACTGTGCGGGACATCGGCAGCACTGTGCGGAGTGTCGGCAACGCTGTGCGGAGTGTCGGCAGGACGCTGTGCGGAAGTCTATTCCGGCTGTGCCTACCAGCGCAACGCGAACCGCGCGCTCATTCCGTCGAAATTCGGTGTCGGTACTATTGCGAACGATATCGGAGAAAGTTCATTGCCGTAAGCGAATTTGGAAAGCTCATCGTATTTACTTGCATTATAATTTGCTGCAATTGTCGATATGACCACATTCACTACAGTTCCGCTTAAGTAAACGATCGCGATAACGAATGCTTCAGCGCTTAAATATCCGCCAGATGAATATAACCATTGGGTAATCCCACCTCTATAAGTATCACCAACCCAAGGCACATAGGTTTGTCGGATGAATATCAAATCAAAAACAAAAAATGCTCGATATAACTCCAAAGACACACCTAATATCTGTCCACCAAGATTATCTTTGACCATAAATGCTCCGGCAGCGGGAGATATTATCGAAACCAATGAAACAGCCAATGGGCTGACATTGTTTACGGTTACAGTCTTAAGATCTACCATGCTTCCAGCCGGCACGAAACCTGCCGTGATATACCCCTTTGAATCGGTCGCATTTACCGTCACGAACCTCAACTTCCCTATTTCGGTGCGTTCATTGACGTTCTCCATCATACCGCTCTGGTCATTGCGCCGCTTGACCTTTCTCCCTGAAAGAACGATATAATCCTCGCCGGGGCGTACACCGTCATCGTAACCTGCGTTCATCGTCACTTCATTCCCATTCACCGATGTGATCCGTCCGAAATACTTTATTTTCGTGCCCTTTTCGGACTCTTCCATGGTCACGCCGGTAAGCTTTTCAATAAGACGCCGAATGGCTGAATTTATCTCTTTAAAACTGTCAGCGATCTCTTTGCCGGACTTTTCTATCTTCGACGTTTCAATATTTATCATATTCGCCGATACATAGAATTTATCACCGACGTTCATGACCGAGCCGTATATCATGAACTCCACGTTAAGCAGTTTCCCGAGCTTCACCGCGCAGGCGGTCTCCGTACAGCCGGTCTGCTGGAACTGCTGTTCCTTGAGAATATTATCCATATTCGCCCGATCTAGCACATCAAAAGCGCGTGAGGAAACAAGCTCGGACGAGAACAATTCCGTCACCGTCTCAGCCTCAAGCGTCGACACACCCTTGGCATTGAACGCAAGCACGGCAACACGCGGTTTTTTTTCGGCTGCAAATACCGCGGTAATGATGAGAAGCGATACGATCACGCGTTTGAACATCTTGTTTCTCCGTATAAATTATGCGCTGATTATATCGAAACGCTGAGGTTTGTCAATTATTCTTGCGTCATACGTACTGCACACAGACAAAAACGGCATCACTTCCTCCAATTTCTTTTATCGTCTTATCCTCCGCGAGCTCCGTGGACTCCGTGAGACACTTCTTCTTTTTCTTTTCCCTCGTCGCGTCTTCGCGTCTTCGCGTGACATTCTCTTTCCCCGATCGTATTCCCATCGCCCTGAACATGTAGACAAGTCTCACGCCAAGCCGGCAATAACGCATTCCATCAAGACGATAATTTATGATACACAACAAGCGCTCCCTTTCCCCTTTGAAAAAGGGGGAAGGGGCTGGGGGTTAGGGGTGCGTCCCCCTTCGTGAGCCCCGTGGCCTCCGTGCGACACTTCTTTTTTTTTCCATTCTTCTCCGCTTGAACGATGAGGAATATACTATTTTGAGATCACAGATCGTGACCTCAAGATGGGGCGGAAGACGCTATGCTCCGTATGCGTTCACCGAGCAGGGTATCGCCATGCTTTCAAGTGTTTTGAGCAGCAAGCGGGCAATGCAAGTGAACATTACGATAATGCGGACATTTACCCGCATACGCAGCATGCTCGCGTCGTATGAAGAATTAAAAACAAGATTGAACGAAATGGATAAAAAATATGCCAAGCAATTCACCATTGTTTTTGAAGTTCTTGAGAAAATGCTGAACGAGGAGATCATGCCGAAGCGAAAGATAGGTTTCATACAGAAAGAATGATACTTGTGTACCGCTGCAAGTTGCGGTCTTTCTCGGCGCGGCAGCGCCCCCTACTCCTCCCCTATCTTCCGATACAGCGTCGCCCGTTCAATCCCCAGCGCCTTCGCCGCCTTGAGCTTATTGAACTGTGTTGCCGCAAGCACATGATTGATGTATCGCTTCTCAAGTTCATCGAGCGTGACCATCTCGTCCACGGAAAACGAATTCCCCGCGGACGCCTTCGCCGCTATCTCATCGGGGATATTATCCTCGGTGAGCGATGTGCCGCGCGCCATGACGACCATATTCTCGATGGTATTCCTGAGCTGACGGATATTCCCCTCCCATTGATGCGATGAGAGTATCTTATACACTTTCGGCGCTGTCTGCGTTATCTCTTTCTTGTGCTCCCGGGAGAATTCCTTGAGAAAATTATCGATGAGTACCGGTATGTCCTCGCGGCGGTCGCGGAGCGGCGGTAGATCGATGCGCACCACGTTCAGCCGATAGTAGAGGTCCTCGCGGAAACGCTTTTCCTTCACCTCGTCGGCGAGCCGTTTGTTGGTGGCAGCGATGATGCGTATGTCCACCGGCACCGGATCATTGGACCCGACCCGCTCGATGATATGCTGTTCGAGCACGCGCAGGAGCTTCACCTGAAGCGCCGCCGATATCTCGCCTATCTCATCGATGAATATCGTGCCGCGGTTGGCCGCCTCGAAACGGCCTATCTTCCGGCCGAGCGCACCGGTGAACGCGCCCT
This DNA window, taken from Spirochaetota bacterium, encodes the following:
- a CDS encoding CsgG/HfaB family protein translates to MFKRVIVSLLIITAVFAAEKKPRVAVLAFNAKGVSTLEAETVTELFSSELVSSRAFDVLDRANMDNILKEQQFQQTGCTETACAVKLGKLLNVEFMIYGSVMNVGDKFYVSANMINIETSKIEKSGKEIADSFKEINSAIRRLIEKLTGVTMEESEKGTKIKYFGRITSVNGNEVTMNAGYDDGVRPGEDYIVLSGRKVKRRNDQSGMMENVNERTEIGKLRFVTVNATDSKGYITAGFVPAGSMVDLKTVTVNNVSPLAVSLVSIISPAAGAFMVKDNLGGQILGVSLELYRAFFVFDLIFIRQTYVPWVGDTYRGGITQWLYSSGGYLSAEAFVIAIVYLSGTVVNVVISTIAANYNASKYDELSKFAYGNELSPISFAIVPTPNFDGMSARFALRW
- a CDS encoding ORF6N domain-containing protein; the encoded protein is MNDEEYTILRSQIVTSRWGGRRYAPYAFTEQGIAMLSSVLSSKRAMQVNITIMRTFTRIRSMLASYEELKTRLNEMDKKYAKQFTIVFEVLEKMLNEEIMPKRKIGFIQKE
- a CDS encoding sigma-54 dependent transcriptional regulator is translated as MATVLICDDEKNIRDGLQKSLEYEGYIVETAENGKQGIQRVYKGGVDLVIADLKMPEMPGEEMLAAMLEFDRHIPVVIITGHGDVEKAVEMMRLGAYDFLTKPLNLDKLTLIVARAIENKSMRREKEVLERRVDYDGNFHGMVGRSRFMQRVYEQIRSVAPTKATVLIEGESGTGKELVADAIHALSDRKDQPLIKVNCAALSEGVLESELFGHEKGAFTGALGRKIGRFEAANRGTIFIDEIGEISAALQVKLLRVLEQHIIERVGSNDPVPVDIRIIAATNKRLADEVKEKRFREDLYYRLNVVRIDLPPLRDRREDIPVLIDNFLKEFSREHKKEITQTAPKVYKILSSHQWEGNIRQLRNTIENMVVMARGTSLTEDNIPDEIAAKASAGNSFSVDEMVTLDELEKRYINHVLAATQFNKLKAAKALGIERATLYRKIGEE